The following are encoded together in the Pyxidicoccus xibeiensis genome:
- a CDS encoding TolC family protein, whose translation MNALLLAAVLSQSGLLPAQGDAVTVPRPTLAPDSSEAPAPARLQVSDPLLEPVPPAPVQVSSWEEALGLLRQRSTDLRTALARVESAAGLRRIALAGLLPSLTGVVSTQYNVLDPDATTFLGGGGGGVGGGVSGGEGLRPTSPPFVGTLSASVPVLNLQALTALGTARESQRTAALSLAETRRQLTGLLAQALVRVSAQERLAEVNRVNLRTALERLALARRRLELGAGTRLDVVRVQQDAESARTQVVTGDERLRQARESLGLVLGTPGPVGLARGVQLDALLESARRECQQLTDLDSRADLAAARSRLTVAERQVTEVKTQYAPTLTLDSTALALTVEDGFAEVPAWNVGASLVLPFWEGGAREGRLRQTRAEAEVARQDVVELQRSATVEVAQARRGVEVASAARDIASRERELAEENDRLTRRSFEVGTGTSLELIQTAAALRQAELQLVVREFELEQARVGAFLAEASCEW comes from the coding sequence ATGAATGCCCTGCTGCTCGCAGCCGTCCTGTCGCAGTCCGGCCTCCTGCCTGCCCAGGGGGACGCGGTCACCGTGCCGCGGCCGACGCTCGCGCCCGACTCCAGCGAGGCGCCCGCCCCCGCACGGCTCCAGGTGTCGGACCCGCTGCTGGAGCCCGTTCCTCCCGCGCCCGTGCAGGTGTCGTCATGGGAGGAGGCGCTCGGCCTGCTGCGCCAGCGCTCCACGGACCTGCGCACCGCGCTGGCCCGCGTGGAGTCCGCCGCGGGGCTGCGGCGCATCGCCCTGGCGGGCCTGCTGCCGAGCCTCACCGGCGTGGTGTCCACCCAGTACAACGTGCTCGACCCCGACGCGACGACGTTCCTCGGCGGAGGCGGCGGAGGCGTGGGAGGCGGAGTGAGTGGGGGCGAAGGCCTGCGCCCCACCTCGCCTCCCTTCGTCGGCACCCTGAGCGCGTCCGTGCCGGTGCTCAACCTCCAGGCCCTCACCGCGCTGGGCACCGCGCGTGAGTCCCAGCGCACCGCCGCGCTGTCCCTGGCGGAGACGCGGCGCCAGCTCACCGGGCTGCTCGCGCAGGCGCTGGTGCGGGTCTCCGCCCAGGAGCGGCTGGCCGAGGTCAACCGCGTCAACCTGCGCACCGCGCTCGAACGCCTCGCCCTGGCCCGGCGCCGCCTGGAGCTGGGCGCGGGCACCCGGCTGGACGTGGTCCGCGTGCAGCAGGACGCGGAGAGCGCCCGCACCCAGGTGGTGACGGGGGACGAGCGGCTGCGGCAGGCCCGCGAGTCCCTGGGCCTGGTGCTGGGCACTCCGGGCCCGGTGGGGCTGGCGCGCGGCGTCCAGCTGGACGCACTGCTGGAGAGCGCGCGGCGCGAATGCCAGCAACTGACGGACCTGGACAGCCGGGCGGACCTCGCGGCGGCGCGCTCGCGGCTCACCGTGGCCGAGCGGCAGGTGACGGAGGTGAAGACGCAGTACGCACCCACGCTGACGCTGGACAGCACGGCGCTGGCGCTCACAGTGGAGGACGGCTTCGCGGAGGTGCCGGCGTGGAACGTGGGCGCCAGCCTGGTGCTGCCCTTCTGGGAGGGCGGCGCGCGCGAGGGCCGGCTGCGGCAGACACGCGCCGAGGCGGAGGTGGCGCGGCAGGACGTGGTGGAGCTCCAGCGCAGCGCCACGGTGGAGGTGGCCCAGGCACGGCGCGGAGTGGAGGTGGCCTCGGCGGCCCGCGACATCGCCTCGCGCGAGCGCGAGCTGGCCGAGGAGAACGACAGGCTCACCCGGCGCAGCTTCGAGGTGGGCACCGGCACCAGCCTGGAGCTCATCCAGACGGCGGCGGCGCTGCGGCAGGCGGAGCTGCAGCTGGTGGTGCGTGAGTTCGAGCTGGAGCAGGCGCGGGTCGGGGCATTCCTTGCGGAGGCATCATGCGAGTGGTGA
- a CDS encoding HEAT repeat domain-containing protein, with protein MRSPRSALLVLAALAVVGAVAGTTLALRRSPAPVPPTPTPSVPTVVATTSPPPVKAAAHPTAGAYAGSAVCGECHEDEHTAWGKDWHSRALSPATPKFVVGDFRKTHFKGDSSEAWMRRDGEHHHMRTKGADGQLAEFPVQWVVGGKRMQDPVTILPDGRWQVLPVYFHVTGKGEWVDYSEAKQGALTPEHPFFWTNFRRSAQHACLDCHVTGLDARYDRADHTWTTKFADAGVACESCHGPGARHADTQDPKDIVQPAELSPELGLAVCAQCHGPRRPLFPILDAAHHFQPGQRYDDHYQPVVLFVGNERSGDYFTDGRPSTSSFEYQALLQSRCHTQGGATCLTCHTAPHAPHAPNEVQKPEKPTQHVTANSATCQQCHEDVFAQGQRHTHHTATKAQDCLACHMPPVVTGVLDTFADHALDVPAPENTSRHGIPNACNTCHAKATPESMAQALTKWWPQAAVRQQRRLRLADAFDDKTATTSRPALEAVLADTTEAPSLRGAAAKLLARRFKREAVPALRAALKSAKDSTLRTNLVEGLDVAGAREAVEDLVPLLSDGSMWVRQAAALTLAGLGDARGTSTLEALASGPETSGLVQPHLMLGQLAIRRKDLATATRELERALDLQPYNPDALVRLADLYIVQGQAPRGRERLEEALRFDPQSRAAKQRLNMLRQGQ; from the coding sequence ATGCGCTCGCCCCGCTCCGCCCTGCTCGTCCTCGCCGCCCTTGCCGTCGTTGGCGCGGTTGCGGGAACCACCCTCGCCCTGCGCCGTTCTCCGGCGCCCGTGCCGCCCACGCCCACTCCCAGCGTCCCCACCGTGGTCGCCACCACGAGCCCTCCTCCCGTGAAGGCCGCCGCCCACCCCACCGCGGGCGCCTACGCCGGCTCCGCCGTCTGCGGGGAGTGCCACGAGGACGAGCACACCGCGTGGGGGAAGGACTGGCACTCCCGCGCGCTGTCCCCCGCCACGCCGAAGTTCGTCGTCGGCGACTTCCGCAAGACGCACTTCAAGGGCGACTCCAGCGAGGCATGGATGCGCCGCGACGGTGAGCACCACCACATGCGCACCAAGGGCGCGGACGGCCAGCTCGCCGAGTTCCCCGTCCAGTGGGTCGTCGGCGGCAAGCGCATGCAGGACCCCGTCACCATCCTCCCCGACGGCCGCTGGCAGGTCCTGCCCGTCTACTTCCACGTCACCGGCAAGGGCGAGTGGGTGGACTACTCCGAGGCCAAGCAGGGCGCCCTCACCCCGGAGCACCCCTTCTTCTGGACCAACTTCCGCCGCAGCGCCCAGCACGCGTGCCTGGACTGCCACGTCACCGGGCTCGACGCGCGCTATGACCGCGCCGATCACACCTGGACCACGAAGTTCGCCGACGCCGGCGTCGCCTGCGAGAGCTGCCACGGCCCGGGCGCCCGCCACGCCGACACGCAGGACCCGAAGGACATCGTCCAGCCCGCGGAGCTGTCTCCGGAGCTCGGCCTCGCCGTGTGCGCGCAGTGCCACGGTCCTCGCCGCCCCCTGTTCCCCATCCTCGACGCCGCCCACCACTTCCAGCCCGGCCAGCGCTACGACGACCACTACCAGCCCGTCGTCCTCTTCGTCGGCAACGAGCGCTCCGGCGACTACTTCACCGACGGCCGCCCCAGCACCTCCAGCTTCGAGTACCAGGCCCTCCTCCAGTCCCGCTGCCACACCCAGGGCGGCGCCACCTGCCTCACCTGCCACACCGCGCCCCACGCCCCGCACGCGCCCAACGAAGTCCAGAAGCCGGAGAAGCCCACGCAGCACGTCACCGCCAACTCCGCCACCTGCCAGCAGTGCCACGAGGACGTCTTCGCCCAGGGCCAGCGTCACACCCACCACACCGCGACCAAGGCCCAGGACTGCCTCGCCTGCCACATGCCGCCCGTCGTCACCGGCGTCCTCGACACGTTCGCGGACCATGCACTCGACGTCCCCGCGCCGGAGAACACCTCGCGCCACGGCATCCCCAATGCCTGCAACACCTGTCACGCCAAGGCCACCCCCGAGTCCATGGCCCAGGCCCTGACGAAGTGGTGGCCCCAGGCCGCCGTGCGCCAGCAGCGCCGCCTGCGCCTCGCCGATGCCTTCGATGACAAGACGGCCACCACCAGCCGCCCCGCGCTGGAGGCCGTGCTCGCGGACACCACCGAGGCGCCGTCCCTGCGCGGCGCCGCCGCGAAGCTGCTCGCCCGCCGCTTCAAGCGCGAGGCCGTGCCCGCCCTGCGCGCGGCACTGAAGTCCGCCAAGGACAGCACGCTGCGCACGAACCTCGTCGAGGGCCTGGACGTCGCGGGCGCCCGCGAAGCCGTGGAGGACCTGGTGCCGCTGCTCTCGGACGGCTCGATGTGGGTGCGGCAGGCCGCTGCCCTGACGCTCGCGGGCCTGGGCGACGCGCGTGGCACCTCCACGCTGGAGGCCCTGGCCTCCGGGCCCGAGACCTCCGGGCTCGTGCAGCCGCACCTCATGCTCGGCCAGCTCGCCATCCGCCGGAAGGACCTGGCCACCGCGACTCGCGAGCTCGAGCGCGCGCTGGACCTCCAGCCCTACAACCCCGATGCCCTCGTGCGGCTCGCTGACCTGTACATCGTCCAGGGACAGGCCCCGCGTGGCAGGGAGCGCCTGGAGGAAGCGCTGCGCTTCGACCCGCAGAGCCGCGCCGCGAAGCAGCGACTGAACATGCTCCGCCAGGGGCAGTGA